One genomic segment of Brevibacillus laterosporus LMG 15441 includes these proteins:
- the eutH gene encoding ethanolamine utilization protein EutH — MSINEIIIYIMVIFMVLGAIDKCLDNKFNLGDKFEEGIMAMGSLTLAMVGVISLAPVLATLLKPIVVPLYTALGADPAMFATTLLANDMGGYPLAMQMASNPEAGRFAGIILGSMLGPTIVFTIPVALGIIEREDRKYLATGVLAGIMTIPIGCLVGGLVAGYDIGMILRNLVPIILVALIIGVGLWLVPNGMIKGFSVFGKGVVIIITLALAAIIIETLTGVVIIPGMTRIWDGIEIVGSIAIVLAGAFPMVYVITKVFQKPLLKLGSLLGMNDKAAAGLVASLANNIPMFGMLKEMDSRGKIINIAFAVSASFTFGDHLGFTAGIEKDLIFPMIVGKLVGGITAVLVAILIASKSKLTAESEVK; from the coding sequence ATGAGTATTAATGAAATTATCATTTACATAATGGTAATCTTCATGGTCTTGGGGGCAATTGATAAATGCTTGGATAATAAATTTAATTTAGGAGATAAATTCGAGGAAGGAATTATGGCGATGGGATCGCTCACACTTGCCATGGTGGGTGTTATTTCGCTGGCACCTGTATTAGCGACGTTGTTAAAGCCGATCGTTGTGCCACTCTATACGGCATTAGGTGCTGATCCAGCCATGTTTGCCACCACCTTGCTCGCTAATGACATGGGAGGATATCCGCTAGCAATGCAGATGGCTAGCAACCCAGAAGCAGGACGCTTTGCCGGTATTATTCTTGGCTCCATGCTTGGCCCAACTATTGTATTTACCATTCCTGTTGCACTTGGCATTATTGAAAGAGAGGATCGTAAATACCTCGCTACCGGGGTGCTAGCTGGAATCATGACCATTCCGATTGGTTGCTTAGTAGGTGGATTGGTTGCTGGCTATGATATTGGAATGATTTTGCGTAATTTAGTTCCTATCATACTAGTAGCATTAATTATTGGAGTTGGGCTATGGCTGGTCCCGAATGGGATGATAAAGGGCTTTAGTGTTTTTGGCAAAGGAGTCGTTATTATTATTACGCTGGCACTAGCGGCTATCATTATTGAGACCTTAACAGGAGTGGTTATTATTCCTGGGATGACTCGTATTTGGGATGGCATTGAAATCGTAGGTTCTATTGCTATCGTACTTGCGGGTGCATTTCCCATGGTATATGTCATTACGAAAGTTTTCCAAAAACCATTACTTAAGCTAGGCTCATTACTTGGTATGAATGATAAAGCGGCCGCAGGACTAGTAGCATCTTTAGCCAACAACATACCGATGTTTGGCATGCTAAAAGAAATGGATTCAAGGGGAAAGATCATAAATATCGCCTTTGCAGTTAGTGCTTCTTTTACCTTTGGAGATCATTTAGGATTTACGGCTGGTATAGAAAAAGATCTTATTTTTCCAATGATCGTAGGGAAACTAGTGGGTGGAATCACCGCAGTGCTAGTAGCTATTCTGATTGCTTCCAAATCAAAGCTAACTGCGGAAAGTGAGGTAAAATAA
- a CDS encoding EutN/CcmL family microcompartment protein: MIIGKVIGNVWATRKDAKLDSLKLMIVSPTEIFGGEPAKTFVAADGAGSGIGDLVLVTKGGSARAAFDQVKAPIDATIVGIIDSYELRDSGKEDSV, from the coding sequence ATGATTATCGGAAAAGTCATTGGTAACGTTTGGGCCACAAGAAAAGATGCAAAATTAGATAGTCTGAAACTGATGATTGTCTCTCCCACCGAAATTTTTGGTGGTGAACCAGCTAAGACCTTTGTAGCTGCAGATGGTGCAGGCTCTGGTATTGGTGATTTGGTATTGGTAACGAAGGGCGGTTCGGCAAGAGCGGCTTTTGATCAAGTTAAAGCACCAATTGATGCGACGATCGTTGGTATTATTGATAGCTATGAGCTAAGAGACTCGGGTAAGGAGGACAGTGTATGA
- the pduL gene encoding phosphate propanoyltransferase produces the protein MIQDQVDQIAEKVVAGIKQKLFIPVEASGRHVHLSRKIIDILFGEGYQLTKAKELSQPGQFSCVERVDLIGPKGTIKNVAVLGPERQNTQVEVSLTDAVALGIRPPLRESGNLAESAEVTLATQLASVPVKAAIIAKRHIHMSAEDAQWFGLSDKQNVCVEVLGTRPVIFQEVTIRVSPHFRTFMHLDYDEANACGYQKGTVARLVRK, from the coding sequence TTGATACAAGATCAGGTTGATCAAATTGCGGAAAAAGTAGTGGCTGGAATTAAGCAAAAACTGTTTATTCCCGTTGAAGCTTCAGGAAGGCATGTGCATTTATCTCGCAAGATCATTGATATCTTATTTGGAGAGGGATACCAACTTACGAAAGCTAAGGAATTATCCCAACCAGGGCAATTTAGCTGCGTGGAACGGGTTGATTTGATTGGCCCAAAAGGAACGATTAAGAATGTGGCTGTTCTGGGGCCGGAAAGGCAAAACACACAGGTGGAGGTTTCCTTAACGGATGCAGTTGCCCTGGGAATTAGACCGCCTCTTCGTGAATCTGGGAATTTAGCAGAAAGTGCAGAAGTTACGTTGGCTACCCAGCTTGCATCAGTTCCGGTCAAAGCGGCAATCATTGCGAAACGCCATATTCATATGTCAGCTGAGGATGCTCAATGGTTTGGTCTTTCGGATAAGCAAAATGTGTGTGTGGAAGTCCTTGGAACGAGACCGGTTATCTTTCAAGAAGTAACCATTCGAGTAAGTCCACATTTTCGTACGTTTATGCATCTCGATTATGATGAAGCGAACGCTTGCGGGTATCAAAAAGGGACAGTTGCTAGACTTGTTAGGAAGTGA
- the eutM gene encoding ethanolamine utilization microcompartment protein EutM — MASTNALGMIETKGLVSAIEAADAMVKAANVELVGKEQVGGGLVTVMVRGDVGAVKAATDAGAAAAERIGELISVHVIPRPHTEVDSILPKSKQQPV; from the coding sequence ATGGCAAGTACAAATGCGTTAGGTATGATTGAGACAAAAGGACTTGTGAGCGCGATTGAAGCAGCAGATGCCATGGTGAAAGCAGCTAATGTTGAGCTGGTTGGTAAAGAGCAGGTAGGCGGCGGCTTGGTAACCGTAATGGTACGTGGGGATGTCGGGGCAGTAAAAGCGGCAACCGATGCTGGTGCAGCGGCGGCAGAACGAATTGGCGAACTGATTTCTGTACACGTTATTCCACGCCCTCACACTGAGGTGGATAGCATTCTTCCTAAGTCCAAGCAACAACCAGTCTAA